In Setaria italica strain Yugu1 chromosome IX, Setaria_italica_v2.0, whole genome shotgun sequence, the genomic stretch CTGCACCAACCTGATGAACTCATGAACAGCAACGGGCCAGGCAGGGAAGAGAAAGGATAGTATAATCTCGCGCCCTCCGCGTGCTCGATCGCTGATTTGACCGTCGGGTCAACCACAGCTTGTTCGTTAAGCCGACACTGCTTGCGTTTACTAATGCTGATCCGTGTGTAAATTGCATTCACCACGTTTCCACACACGTAACGACTTTTTTTCTTACTGCAACTTGATTGAATGGACCGACGCGGGTGAAGCTGCTGACTGAACGTTTGCATGGCTTTGACGTGCAGGGCCTCGACCCGCAGCTGACGGCGAGCCTGTTCGCGGACTCGGTGTGCATCGGCGAACGGAGCGTCGACGGCGAGGACTGCTTCGTGCTcaaggtggaggcggaggcgtcgAGCCTGCGGGCGCGCAACAGCAGCAGCGTCGAGATCATCCGGCACACCGTGTGGGGCTACTTCAGCCAGCGCACGGGCCTGCTGGTGCAGCTCGAGGACTCGCACCTGCTGCAGATCAGGTccagcggcggcaccggcgggagcgtCTTCTGGGAGACCACCATGGAGTCCCGCCTCGGGGACTACCGCGCCGTCGACGGCGTCAACATCGCCCACTCCGGCCGCACCGCCGTCTCGCTCGTCAGGTTCGGGGACTGCCAGGACGGCAACACCAGGACGCGCATGGAGGAGGCGTGGGACATCGAGGAGGTGGACTTCAACATCTGGGGCCTGTCCATGGACTGCTTCCTGCCGCCCAGCGACCTCAGGGAGGGCAAGGAGACCCAGGACGTGGCCGTCGTCAAGGCTGacgcacggccgccgccgataAGGATACCGGCGGTGACCGTGCGCGTTGGACCGTCGCAGGTGGCCGCCGTGAACATGGACGACTCAGACTCGCTCATCGCGCGGTCATGACTACTACTCATGACAGACGTACTTACAGTGTTGAGTGAAGAGCAGAAACTTGTTTACTATAAGATTATACTTGTGGTAAGATCTGTAAATATGTTCCAGGTTGAGATTCTTTTTCCCCTTCGAGGTGTGGATTTACCTCAGCTAGAAATGAGGCCAGGAGTGAGTAGTGAGTAATCCGAACTAGGTATTCCAGTAGCTGTGTTGTAATGTCATGCTCTGTCCCTGTAAATCTGAAAGAATATCCCAATTCTGCCCTGCCACAATGCTAGACTATCATTTGTCCTGCTCATAAGCTTCAGGTAGACTTCTCTGGTAAAACAATTTCCATGCTGCAACACAATTGCTGCAGCTTTAAAAAGAAACACATTTGCTGCAGTCCTGAAGGCTGCAGGAGGATCACATTCAGAAATGATAGTGCATGCAACTTCAGACATCCAGATAGAGGTTCAGCGGGTGCATaagtgctgctgctgatgcaacGGCCACTATGAAAAAGGGGTCCCAATAGACAGGAGGTGTGTATCCTTTCAGCATAGAAGCAACTGACAAGGGGTGAACATATAAAGGGTAACTAAGCGCTGAGATGGACCTTGCAGCCACATCATAGCAGCAGTCATACAACATCAACATGTACAGATAGCTACCTCTAAAGCAGATTGCACAGGGATTGTCACTTTGGATATGCGTATTGCATATGGACCATAGGACCATGGTATATTGATCCCACAGGCACTACACAACTGAAGAGAGGACACAGAAAGAACATACATTTAATTGCAACAAGCTAGGCTCGGCCTACAGGAGAAAGAGGTGGCCGATGGGGCACATAGCTGGTCGGAGCTCTACCTTGACTGGCTGCCATGGTCTTGAGCTCATGATTGGCAAGGAGATCATGCTCTTGCGCTGCTTGCGAAGCAACTTGCATCCTGCTAGGGAACCTCCCATGAAGCATCACTATACACATTGCAAAAGCTTGAAGTAAAGCAATGGATGATCTGAATTCCACTGTATACAGCCCCTCTTTGAAGGAAATCATACTGAAGGCATTCCTGTCTTCTCGCGATCGACCCTGCAAATACAGGTTTATATATTTGGTCGTAACAAAATAAATTCTGGACATATgtgaaataaagaaagaaagaaagaaagaagaccaGTGCACACCTGAGCTAGAAGCTCAAATCGCTGGCTGCCATCCATTGCCTGGTTAGCCTGAATGGCATCATTTTCTGGGGCCGCACCAGTGAGGACACTCAGGATGCAACCTTCATCCCATCCACCACAGTCACAAGTTCCTCCTGATTTCCACCTCTCGATCAAAGGCAATGGCTGCCCAGATGTCGATGTGCCATGGAAGCCATCAGGTAGTACGGCAATAACATTGGCTGAACCAGAATTAGCATTCCTGGTACAAGGCTGGAAGTTTCCCAATGGGGGGCAACCGCAGCCAATCGGCGCCGAATTATTTTGTCCCACATTCTGTGAAGATGATTGACTTGAAGTTTCTGCTTCTTGCTGAGGAAGTGCGCTGATAAAAGCTGCAAGCTCTCCGCTGATGTGTGAATCGCCTGATTCTTCAGATGATGGTAGAAATTCGGAACCAACCAACACAAACTCCCTGTGTACATGAATATTCTTTGTGTGGTGGCATCTTGATTTTCGGCGTGTGACCTTTAATTCTCCAACTATGCTGGATAACAGGTGATGTTTCTTGTTCTTACCCCCTGCCTTGATCCAAGCTCCACTTTTTTTCTTAGGTTCTTCAACAGTGAATACAGCATATGTGCTTTCCAGATCATCCTTCTCAGAGATGCTCTTCTTTCTCACAGTGGCTGCCAGGATATCAGACTCACCATACGACAGCATGAATAAAGGCAAGCCATTCTTCCATGCTAGCTGCAGAAGCGCTTGCCTTGTCGTTGGTGAATCCTTTTCTTGCTGGAGGTATCTTGCACTGTTTAACAGCACATGAGGAGGCTGGTTTATGTTTGCTTCAGTTGGATAATTCGAATTGACTACCATATCAACTGACCTTCGCTGCACATTCTGTGGCACTGATCTGCCCATGTCCAGAGACTGTTTAGTGGTATTGACTGGAAGATGACACTTCGGAACAAATGAAGGTCGTACTGGACTAGAATGTCTTGGCTTTAATATTGGATCTAACATCctcctcaatgggcttcgcCTACCTTTGCTGTTGGATGATGACCTGTCTCCTATTTTATCAACAGAGGGCACTGCATCAGGTTGTCGAGCACATGGTGTCTCCTTCAGGCTAGAGCTGCGGCTCACTCGATTCATCCCAGAACCTAGATGGCGATCAGGCACCCTATCACTGAACTTTGCAGAACATTGGGGAGGATTCTCAGCGCCACTCATGGCAGATCGGTTTCGGTTACCGTTCTTACTTAGTTTTGCATCTGTACCAACAAAATTATCTCTAGCTTCAGTGCTAGTGGTGCCAATCTCTTTAGCAGCTGAATCTATGATGGGAAGTGGACATGAGTATGGAATTCGAGGAAATTCATGGGATGGCTCAATATCCTCCAAGAAAACATCAGGTAACCTACTGCCATTTCTAGGTGTGTCCATCACAGCATCAGATATTAGTGACTCAAAATTTTCACCATTCAAGACACTGCTCTGTTCAGGATCATTACACATGGAATCATTGTTATTTGATGTGAAGAAATTCTTCCCAATTTTATCACTGTCTGTAAAGAGTCTACGAGAACAGTGATGGACAACATCTTCAATCTTCCTTCTAGTCTCTTCATCTTCACCCATTTCATGTCTTCCAAAACTTCTAGAGGAAGAACCTAGAGAGTCTGCGGGTAAAGAAACATTCCTGAGACCCGAGCCAACATAATTACAGCTGTTCTCTGGAGAGAGATGTTTACCATGCCCTGGCAACAAGCTCAATACGGCAGAATTTGGACTAGGTGAATATCTGGCCGTCCCATGCTGTTTATCCGACAGTCTACTCTGCTGAGCTCTGATGGATGAATGGTGATGGTCACTCATGGGGGTAGATTGATTACTCTCAAGAGATCTGCTGCTGGGGCTTGCGGAAGAATGTGATGGAGATGAGAATAATACAGACCTACTAGTATTAGATGGAGAGGCTCCATGGCTTCTAGCGAGCTCATGCTTTTGTTGCTGAGACCAGTTAGCCAGAAGGCCCCACTCAAGAACTCCAACATTCAATGCCTTGTCTTGAAGATGGTCAGCTGTCTCTTTACGCTGTAAATAAGAAGGAACATTTGACATATGCTTGACAAGTTCATCAACAGTAGTCGTCTTTCGACCAGGCCATGGTTTTGAGCCCTTCATGCATGCAGCCTTTTCCCCACTCCAAGACTCCCGTTGCCTTCGGAACTTATCATTCTTTGCAACTCTGATTCTATCTTCAATTTTTCCATCTACATTTCCATTGGCTGCTGTGACCCTGTCCTTCGGCACGTGCGCAATTTGGTCATGCTGTGAATTTCCCTTCTTTTGTCCATCACGACCTGATATGATCTTCACATTCCTTTCGCTGCTAAACTGTCCTTTCGTTGGCATCTTTATGATGGGTGATCATATGAAGCAGAAGTTTCAGGTATCTTTGTGAATGAACAATACACGGTTATCACTAGATTCAATTCAATGTCCTGAGGTTGAAACAGAGGATCAGGAAACCACACTTCCCTATAACCTGAAAATGCAAAAAGTAGTCAAAAAATTATGAGATAATAACGGCAACTTCTTTATGGAGGAAGATACAAATTCACTGTAATGAATCATCAGCATGAAAGTAGCAGGCAGCAAAACTACAGTTCAATACTTTgttatgttaaaaaatattaaGAATTAAGAATGTGTCGTGTATGATTAATTTATTCTGTCTCCCGGGAATCTTGTATGTATGGTTTATGCTGTTTCTACATGTCTGCAGTGCGGAGGGGGCTTGTCCACGGACAGCTTTTGGCATAATAATGTTCTGTTGAGGACATGTCCATAATCTTGCATGCAAGATATAGaaaaattaattaaaaaagCTCCCACTAATGATAAAAAGACACACCAAAAAGTACTAAAAGATGGCTTGATGCTAATATCCATACACTACTGCAGAACGCCTGTTCCTTCCAAAATAAAGAAAAGTATATGCAACTGCCAGGGGACCAGGCAGCCATCAATACTCGATAGTT encodes the following:
- the LOC101769742 gene encoding uncharacterized protein LOC101769742 — its product is MPTKGQFSSERNVKIISGRDGQKKGNSQHDQIAHVPKDRVTAANGNVDGKIEDRIRVAKNDKFRRQRESWSGEKAACMKGSKPWPGRKTTTVDELVKHMSNVPSYLQRKETADHLQDKALNVGVLEWGLLANWSQQQKHELARSHGASPSNTSRSVLFSSPSHSSASPSSRSLESNQSTPMSDHHHSSIRAQQSRLSDKQHGTARYSPSPNSAVLSLLPGHGKHLSPENSCNYVGSGLRNVSLPADSLGSSSRSFGRHEMGEDEETRRKIEDVVHHCSRRLFTDSDKIGKNFFTSNNNDSMCNDPEQSSVLNGENFESLISDAVMDTPRNGSRLPDVFLEDIEPSHEFPRIPYSCPLPIIDSAAKEIGTTSTEARDNFVGTDAKLSKNGNRNRSAMSGAENPPQCSAKFSDRVPDRHLGSGMNRVSRSSSLKETPCARQPDAVPSVDKIGDRSSSNSKGRRSPLRRMLDPILKPRHSSPVRPSFVPKCHLPVNTTKQSLDMGRSVPQNVQRRSVDMVVNSNYPTEANINQPPHVLLNSARYLQQEKDSPTTRQALLQLAWKNGLPLFMLSYGESDILAATVRKKSISEKDDLESTYAVFTVEEPKKKSGAWIKAGGKNKKHHLLSSIVGELKVTRRKSRCHHTKNIHVHREFVLVGSEFLPSSEESGDSHISGELAAFISALPQQEAETSSQSSSQNVGQNNSAPIGCGCPPLGNFQPCTRNANSGSANVIAVLPDGFHGTSTSGQPLPLIERWKSGGTCDCGGWDEGCILSVLTGAAPENDAIQANQAMDGSQRFELLAQGRSREDRNAFSMISFKEGLYTVEFRSSIALLQAFAMCIVMLHGRFPSRMQVASQAAQEHDLLANHELKTMAASQGRAPTSYVPHRPPLSPVGRA